A stretch of the Mycobacteroides immunogenum genome encodes the following:
- a CDS encoding heavy-metal-associated domain-containing protein produces MSTTTLKVSGMTCGHCVAAVREQVAAVPGVTGVQVDVATGTVTVTSTGALPAEALAAAIGAAGYALAS; encoded by the coding sequence ATGAGCACGACAACGCTGAAGGTCTCGGGCATGACCTGTGGGCATTGCGTGGCGGCGGTGCGTGAACAGGTGGCCGCCGTGCCGGGGGTCACCGGCGTGCAGGTGGACGTGGCTACCGGCACGGTCACCGTCACCAGCACCGGGGCGCTGCCGGCCGAGGCGCTGGCGGCCGCGATCGGGGCGGCCGGCTACGCACTGGCCAGCTAA